In Streptomyces durocortorensis, a genomic segment contains:
- a CDS encoding SCO6745 family protein, with protein sequence MTTLPARAGRRCHNAVNPLHSCIFFSPDLGAELGKIGIEDPSAAYFATRAAALGAVGAGTVTATFYNFNPALVARHVPAVWETAPPERVLGARLRAADSTLRRLLGEEAVASDEMAEAARLALRATEACTPHARPLYAAHAELPVPEEPHLAFWHAATLLREHRGDAHLAALLAAGLDPLESLVSHTATGKGMAPRWILASRGWRRSDWDAASDRLRERGLLDGGDDLALTEAGTALRAEVEETTDRMDTAPYEHLGADGVERLTELGRGFLFTAAAAGAFPASATGRD encoded by the coding sequence ACCTCGGAGCGGAGCTCGGGAAGATCGGCATCGAGGACCCGAGCGCCGCCTACTTCGCGACCCGGGCCGCCGCGCTCGGCGCTGTGGGGGCGGGCACCGTCACCGCCACGTTCTACAACTTCAACCCCGCTCTCGTGGCCCGCCATGTGCCCGCCGTCTGGGAGACCGCCCCGCCCGAGCGGGTGCTCGGGGCCCGGCTCCGGGCGGCGGACTCGACGCTGCGGCGGCTGCTCGGCGAGGAGGCCGTCGCCTCCGACGAGATGGCCGAGGCGGCCCGGCTCGCCCTGCGCGCCACCGAGGCCTGCACCCCGCACGCCCGCCCGCTTTACGCCGCGCACGCGGAGCTGCCGGTGCCTGAGGAACCGCACCTGGCGTTCTGGCACGCGGCGACCCTGCTGCGCGAGCACCGCGGCGACGCCCACCTCGCGGCACTGCTCGCCGCCGGACTGGACCCCCTCGAATCGCTCGTCAGCCACACGGCGACCGGCAAGGGCATGGCGCCCCGCTGGATTCTGGCCTCCCGGGGCTGGCGCCGCAGCGACTGGGACGCGGCCTCGGACCGGCTGCGGGAGCGGGGGCTGCTCGACGGAGGCGACGACCTCGCGCTGACCGAGGCGGGCACGGCGCTGCGCGCGGAGGTCGAGGAGACGACGGACCGGATGGACACCGCCCCGTACGAGCACCTGGGCGCCGACGGCGTGGAGCGGCTCACCGAACTGGGGCGCGGATTCCTGTTCACGGCGGCCGCGGCGGGCGCCTTCCCGGCCTCGGCGACCGGCCGGGACTGA